A section of the Perognathus longimembris pacificus isolate PPM17 chromosome 7, ASM2315922v1, whole genome shotgun sequence genome encodes:
- the Bcl9 gene encoding B-cell CLL/lymphoma 9 protein isoform X2, whose amino-acid sequence MHSSNPKVRNSPSGNTQSSPKSKQEVMVRPPTVMSPSGNPQLDSKFSNQECNSADHIKSQDSHTPHSMTPSTATAPRSSTPSHGQTTVPEPTPAQKTPAKVVYVFSTEMANKAAEAVLKGQVETIVSFHIQNISNSKTERSTAPLNTQIPALRNDPKPLPQQAPAPAAPDQNSSQNTRLQPTPPIPAPAPKPAAPPRPLDQESPGVDSKLIPPVGSPASTTPLPPDGTAPNSTPNNRAVTPVSQGSSSSSADPKAPPPPPVSGGEPPTLGENPDGLSQEQLEHRERSLQTLRDIQRMLFPDEKEFTGAPSGGPPQNPGVLDGPQKKPEGPIQAMMAQSQSLGKGPGSRTDVGAPFGPQGHRDVPFSPDEMVPPPLNSQSGPLGPDHLDHMTPEQIAWLKLQQEFYEEKRRKQEQVVVQQCSLQDMMAHQHGPRGVVRGPPPPYQMAPGEGWAPGGAEPFPDGINISHTLPPRGMAPHPSMPGSQMRLPAFAGMMNSDMEGPSVPSAAPRPGLSGVSWPDDVPKIPDGRNFPPGQGVFSGPGRGERFPNPQGLSEEMFQQQLAEKQLGLPPGMSIEGIRPGLEVNRMVPGSQRHLEPGNNPIFPRIPVEGPLSPSRGDFPKGMPPQLGPGRELEFGLVPGGLKGDVSLNVSMASGSQMIPQKMREAGAGPEDMLKLRPGSSDMLPGQQKMVPLPFGEHPQPEYGMGPRPFLPLSQGPGNNSSLRNLREPVGPDQRTNSRLSHVPPLPLNPSSNPTSLNPAPPSQRGLGRKPLDIAVAGSQVHSPGMNPLKSPTMHQVQSPMLGSPSGNLKSPQTPSQLAGMLAGPAAAASIKSPPVLGSAAASPVHLKSPSLPAPSPGWTSSPKPPLQSPGIPPNHKAPLTMTSPAMLGSVESGGPPPPPTASQPASVNLPGSLPSSTPYTMPPEPTLSQNPLSIMMSRMSKFAMPSSTPLYHDAIKTVASSDDDSPPARSPNLPSMNNMPGPNPVVPMPTLSPMGMTQPLSHSSQMPSPNAMGSSIPPHGVPVGPGLISHNAILGHASQEPPMGPQGRMGFPQGFPPVQSPPQQVLFPHNGPSAGQGSFPGGMGFPGEGPLGRPANLAQSSADTALCKPGGPGGPDSFAVLGNSMPSVFTDPDLQEVIRPGATGIPEFDLSRIIPSEKPSQTLQYFPRGEVPGRKQPPGPGPGFAHMQGMMGDQAPRMGLALPGMGAPGPVGTADIPLGTAPSMPGHNPMRPPTFLQQGMMAPHHRMMSPAASSMPGQPALMSNPAAAVGMIAGKERGPAGLYAHPGPVGSPGMMMSMQGMMGPQQNIMIPPQMRPRGMAADVGLGGFSQGPGNPGNMMF is encoded by the exons ATGCATTCCAGTAACCCTAAAGTGAGGAACTCTCCATCAGGAAACACACAGAG TAGCCCCAAGTCAAAGCAGGAGGTGATGGTTCGTCCCCCTACAGTGATGTCCCCATCTGGAAACCCCCAGCTGGATTCCAAATTCTCCAATCAGG AATGTAATTCTGCCGATCACATCAAGtcccaggattcacacacaccacactctaTGACCCCATCCACTGCAACAGCCCCCAGGTCTTCCACTCCCTCTCACGGCCAAACTACTGTCCCCGAGCCCACGCCTGCGCAGAAGACGCCAGCCAAAGTGGTGTATGTGTTTTCTACTGAGATGGCCAATAA AGCTGCAGAAGCTGTATTGAAGGGCCAAGTTGAAACCATCGTCTCTTTCCACATCCAGAACATCTCCAACAGCAAGACAGAGAGAAGCACAGCCCCTCTG AACACACAGATACCTGCCCTGAGGAACGATCCCAAACCTCTTCCACAgcaggccccggccccggccgccccggacCAGAATTCTTCCCAGAACACCAGACTGCAGCCAACTCCACCCATTCCGGCACCAGCACCCAAGCCTGCCGCACCCCCACGTCCCCTGGACCAAGAGAGTCCTGGGGTGGACAGTAAACTAATTCCTCCAGTGGGCAGCCCTGCCAGCACCACTCCACTGCCCCCAGACGGTACTGCGCCAAACTCGACGCCCAACAATCGGGCAGTGACCCCCGTGTCCCAGGGGAGCAGCAGCTCTTCAGCAGATCCCaaagcccccccacctccaccagtGTCTGGGGGTGAACCCCCCACGCTGGGAGAGAACCCTGACGGCCTGTCTCAGGAGCAGCTGGAGCACCGTGAGCGCTCCTTACAAACTCTCAGAGACATCCAGCGCATGCTCTTCCCTGATGAGAAAGAATTCACAGGCGCTCCAAGTGGGGGACCCCCACAGAACCCTGGAGTACTAGATGGAcctcagaaaaaaccagaagggcCAATACAGGCCATGATGGCTCAATCCCAAAGTCTAGGTAAGGGGCCTGGGTCCCGGACAGATGTGGGAGCTCCATTTGGCCCTCAAGGTCATAGAGATGTCCCCTTTTCTCCAGACGAAATGGTTCCACCTCCTTTGAACTCTCAGTCGGGGCCCCTTGGCCCCGACCACCTGGATCACATGACTCCGGAGCAGATCGCATGGCTGAAGCTGCAGCAGGAGTTCTATGAGGAGAAGCGGCGGAAGCAAGAGCAGGTGGTGGTGCAGCAGTGCTCCCTGCAGGACATGATGGCCCACCAGCACGGGCCCCGAGGCGTGGTCCGAGGGCCTCCCCCGCCCTACCAGATGGCCCCTGGGGAAGGCTGGGCCCCTGGGGGCGCAGAGCCCTTTCCAGACGGCATCAACATTTCACACACTCTGCCTCCACGGGGCATGGCCCCCCATCCCAGCATGCCAGGCAGCCAGATGCGCCTCCCTGCCTTCGCTGGGATGATGAACTCCGACATGGAGGGGCCCAGTGTCCCCAGCGCTGCTCCTCGACCGGGGCTTTCTGGAGTCAGTTGGCCAGACGATGTGCCCAAAATCCCAGATGGTCGAAATTTCCCTCCTGGCCAGGGTGTCTTCAGTGGTCCTGGACGAGGGGAGCGCTTCCCGAACCCCCAAGGTTTGTCAGAGGAGATGTTCCAGCAGCAGCTGGCGGAGAAGCAGCTGGGGCTCCCCCCGGGGATGAGCATAGAAGGCATCCGGCCTGGCTTGGAGGTGAACAGGATGGTGCCGGGCTCCCAGCGCCACCTGGAGCCTGGGAACAACCCCATCTTCCCTCGGATTCCAGTGGAGGGGCCCTTGAGCCCTTCCCGGGGGGACTTTCCCAAAGGAATGCCTCCCCAGCTCGGCCCTGGGCGGGAGCTCGAGTTTGGGCTGGTTCCTGGGGGGCTGAAAGGGGATGTCAGTCTCAATGTCAGCATGGCGTCCGGCTCTCAGATGATACCTCAGAAGATGAGAGAGGCTGGGGCAGGCCCTGAGGACATGCTGAAGTTACGGCCGGGGAGCTCAGACATGCTGCCTGGCCAGCAGAAGATGGTGCCCCTGCCGTTTGGAGAACACCCACAGCCCGAGTACGGCATGGGTCCCCGGCCCTTCCTGCCCCTGTCTCAAGGGCCAGGCAACAACAGTAGCTTGCGGAACCTCAGAGAACCTGTTGGGCCCGACCAAAGGACTAACAGCCGGCTCAGCCACGTGCCACCACTACCTCTCAACCCTTCCAGCAACCCCACGAGCCTCAACCCCGCCCCACCCAGCCAGCGGGGCCTGGGACGGAAGCCCTTGGATATCGCCGTGGCAGGAAGCCAGGTGCATTCCCCAGGCATGAATCCTCTGAAATCGCCCACCATGCACCAAGTCCAGTCCCCGATGCTGGGCTCCCCCTCGGGGAACCTCAAATCTCCTCAGACTCCCTCACAGCTGGCAGGCATGCTGGCAGGCccggctgctgctgcttccattAAGTCCCCCCCAGTCTTGGGGTCTGCTGCTGCTTCGCCTGTTCACCTCAAGTCTCCATCGCTCCCTGCCCCGTCACCCGGATGGACCTCTTCCCCCAAGCCTCCCCTCCAGAGTCCCGGGATCCCTCCAAACCACAAGGCACCTCTCACCATGACCTCGCCAGCCATGCTGGGGAGTGTGGAGTCAG GtggccccccacctcctcccaccgccagccagcctgcctctgtgaatcttcctggaagtcttccCTCCAGCACGCCGTACACCATGCCTCCCGAGCCGACCCTCTCCCAGAACCCGCTCTCCATTATGATGTCTCGAATGTCCAAATTTGCAATGCCTAGCTCCACCCCATTATACCACGACGCCATCAAGACCGTGGCTAGCTCGGACGACGACTCCCCACCCGCTCGCTCTCCCAATCTGCCGTCAATGAATAACATGCCAG GTCCAAACCCCGTGGTTCCAATGCCAACCCTCAGTCCGATGGGAATGACCCAGCCGCTCTCTCACTCCAGTCAGATGCCCTCTCCGAACGCCATGGGATCCAGCATTCCTCCTCACGGGGTCCCCGTGGGGCCTGGCCTGATCTCCCACAACGCCATCCTGGGGCACGCGTCCCAGGAGCCTCCGATGGGGCCGCAAGGTCGCATGGGCTTCCCCCAGGGCTTCCCTCCGGTTCAGTCTCCCCCCCAGCAAGTCCTGTTCCCCCACAACGGCCCCAGTGCAGGCCAGGGCAGCTTCCCCGGAGGGATGGGCTTCCCGGGCGAAGGCCCGCTCGGCCGCCCTGCCAACCTAGCCCAAAGTTCAGCAGACACAGCACTTTGCAAGCCTGGAGGCCCCGGGGGTCCCGACTCCTTTGCCGTCCTGGGGAACAGCATGCCTTCGGTGTTTACAGACCCCGACCTGCAGGAGGTCATCCGGCCCGGGGCCACGGGGATCCCCGAGTTCGACCTGTCGCGCATCATCCCATCCGAGAAGCCCAGCCAGACGCTGCAGTACTTCCCCCGCGGGGAGGTCCCCGGCCGCAAGCAgcccccggggcccgggcccggcttCGCGCACATGCAGGGGATGATGGGCGACCAGGCCCCCCGGATGGGGCTGGCCCTGCCCGGCATGGGGGCGCCCGGGCCCGTGGGCACCGCGGACATCCCCCTGGGCACAGCGCCCTCCATGCCGGGCCACAACCCGATGAGGCCCCCGACCTTCCTCCAGCAGGGCATGATGGCCCCGCACCACCGCATGATGTCACCAGCAGCCTCGTCCATGCCGGGCCAGCCCGCCCTGATGAGCAACCCGGCCGCCGCGGTGGGCATGATCGCCGGCAAGGAGCGCGGCCCCGCCGGCCTCTACGCGCACCCGGGGCCCGTGGGCTCCCCGGGCATGATGATGTCCATGCAGGGCATGATGGGACCCCAGCAGAACATCATGATCCCCCCACAGATGCGGCCCCGGGGCATGGCCGCCGACGTGGGCCTGGGCGGCTTCAGCCAGGGCCCCGGGAACCCAGGCAACATGATGTTCTGA
- the Bcl9 gene encoding B-cell CLL/lymphoma 9 protein isoform X1, with the protein MHSSNPKVRNSPSGNTQSSPKSKQEVMVRPPTVMSPSGNPQLDSKFSNQGKQGGSASQSQPSPCDSKSGGHTPKALPGPGGSMGLKNGAGNGAKGKGKRERSISADSFDQRDPGTPNDDSDIKECNSADHIKSQDSHTPHSMTPSTATAPRSSTPSHGQTTVPEPTPAQKTPAKVVYVFSTEMANKAAEAVLKGQVETIVSFHIQNISNSKTERSTAPLNTQIPALRNDPKPLPQQAPAPAAPDQNSSQNTRLQPTPPIPAPAPKPAAPPRPLDQESPGVDSKLIPPVGSPASTTPLPPDGTAPNSTPNNRAVTPVSQGSSSSSADPKAPPPPPVSGGEPPTLGENPDGLSQEQLEHRERSLQTLRDIQRMLFPDEKEFTGAPSGGPPQNPGVLDGPQKKPEGPIQAMMAQSQSLGKGPGSRTDVGAPFGPQGHRDVPFSPDEMVPPPLNSQSGPLGPDHLDHMTPEQIAWLKLQQEFYEEKRRKQEQVVVQQCSLQDMMAHQHGPRGVVRGPPPPYQMAPGEGWAPGGAEPFPDGINISHTLPPRGMAPHPSMPGSQMRLPAFAGMMNSDMEGPSVPSAAPRPGLSGVSWPDDVPKIPDGRNFPPGQGVFSGPGRGERFPNPQGLSEEMFQQQLAEKQLGLPPGMSIEGIRPGLEVNRMVPGSQRHLEPGNNPIFPRIPVEGPLSPSRGDFPKGMPPQLGPGRELEFGLVPGGLKGDVSLNVSMASGSQMIPQKMREAGAGPEDMLKLRPGSSDMLPGQQKMVPLPFGEHPQPEYGMGPRPFLPLSQGPGNNSSLRNLREPVGPDQRTNSRLSHVPPLPLNPSSNPTSLNPAPPSQRGLGRKPLDIAVAGSQVHSPGMNPLKSPTMHQVQSPMLGSPSGNLKSPQTPSQLAGMLAGPAAAASIKSPPVLGSAAASPVHLKSPSLPAPSPGWTSSPKPPLQSPGIPPNHKAPLTMTSPAMLGSVESGGPPPPPTASQPASVNLPGSLPSSTPYTMPPEPTLSQNPLSIMMSRMSKFAMPSSTPLYHDAIKTVASSDDDSPPARSPNLPSMNNMPGPNPVVPMPTLSPMGMTQPLSHSSQMPSPNAMGSSIPPHGVPVGPGLISHNAILGHASQEPPMGPQGRMGFPQGFPPVQSPPQQVLFPHNGPSAGQGSFPGGMGFPGEGPLGRPANLAQSSADTALCKPGGPGGPDSFAVLGNSMPSVFTDPDLQEVIRPGATGIPEFDLSRIIPSEKPSQTLQYFPRGEVPGRKQPPGPGPGFAHMQGMMGDQAPRMGLALPGMGAPGPVGTADIPLGTAPSMPGHNPMRPPTFLQQGMMAPHHRMMSPAASSMPGQPALMSNPAAAVGMIAGKERGPAGLYAHPGPVGSPGMMMSMQGMMGPQQNIMIPPQMRPRGMAADVGLGGFSQGPGNPGNMMF; encoded by the exons ATGCATTCCAGTAACCCTAAAGTGAGGAACTCTCCATCAGGAAACACACAGAG TAGCCCCAAGTCAAAGCAGGAGGTGATGGTTCGTCCCCCTACAGTGATGTCCCCATCTGGAAACCCCCAGCTGGATTCCAAATTCTCCAATCAGGGTAAACAGGGGGGCTCCGCCAGCCAATCCCAGCCATCCCCCTGTGACTCCAAGAGTGGGGGCCACACCCCTAAAGCACTTCCTGGCCCAGGTGGGAGCATGGGGCTGAAGAATGGGGCTGGAAATGGTGCCAAGGGCAAGGGGAAAAGGGAGCGAAGTATTTCCGCCGACTCCTTTGATCAGAGAGATCCTGGGACTCCAAACGATGACTCTGACATAAAAG AATGTAATTCTGCCGATCACATCAAGtcccaggattcacacacaccacactctaTGACCCCATCCACTGCAACAGCCCCCAGGTCTTCCACTCCCTCTCACGGCCAAACTACTGTCCCCGAGCCCACGCCTGCGCAGAAGACGCCAGCCAAAGTGGTGTATGTGTTTTCTACTGAGATGGCCAATAA AGCTGCAGAAGCTGTATTGAAGGGCCAAGTTGAAACCATCGTCTCTTTCCACATCCAGAACATCTCCAACAGCAAGACAGAGAGAAGCACAGCCCCTCTG AACACACAGATACCTGCCCTGAGGAACGATCCCAAACCTCTTCCACAgcaggccccggccccggccgccccggacCAGAATTCTTCCCAGAACACCAGACTGCAGCCAACTCCACCCATTCCGGCACCAGCACCCAAGCCTGCCGCACCCCCACGTCCCCTGGACCAAGAGAGTCCTGGGGTGGACAGTAAACTAATTCCTCCAGTGGGCAGCCCTGCCAGCACCACTCCACTGCCCCCAGACGGTACTGCGCCAAACTCGACGCCCAACAATCGGGCAGTGACCCCCGTGTCCCAGGGGAGCAGCAGCTCTTCAGCAGATCCCaaagcccccccacctccaccagtGTCTGGGGGTGAACCCCCCACGCTGGGAGAGAACCCTGACGGCCTGTCTCAGGAGCAGCTGGAGCACCGTGAGCGCTCCTTACAAACTCTCAGAGACATCCAGCGCATGCTCTTCCCTGATGAGAAAGAATTCACAGGCGCTCCAAGTGGGGGACCCCCACAGAACCCTGGAGTACTAGATGGAcctcagaaaaaaccagaagggcCAATACAGGCCATGATGGCTCAATCCCAAAGTCTAGGTAAGGGGCCTGGGTCCCGGACAGATGTGGGAGCTCCATTTGGCCCTCAAGGTCATAGAGATGTCCCCTTTTCTCCAGACGAAATGGTTCCACCTCCTTTGAACTCTCAGTCGGGGCCCCTTGGCCCCGACCACCTGGATCACATGACTCCGGAGCAGATCGCATGGCTGAAGCTGCAGCAGGAGTTCTATGAGGAGAAGCGGCGGAAGCAAGAGCAGGTGGTGGTGCAGCAGTGCTCCCTGCAGGACATGATGGCCCACCAGCACGGGCCCCGAGGCGTGGTCCGAGGGCCTCCCCCGCCCTACCAGATGGCCCCTGGGGAAGGCTGGGCCCCTGGGGGCGCAGAGCCCTTTCCAGACGGCATCAACATTTCACACACTCTGCCTCCACGGGGCATGGCCCCCCATCCCAGCATGCCAGGCAGCCAGATGCGCCTCCCTGCCTTCGCTGGGATGATGAACTCCGACATGGAGGGGCCCAGTGTCCCCAGCGCTGCTCCTCGACCGGGGCTTTCTGGAGTCAGTTGGCCAGACGATGTGCCCAAAATCCCAGATGGTCGAAATTTCCCTCCTGGCCAGGGTGTCTTCAGTGGTCCTGGACGAGGGGAGCGCTTCCCGAACCCCCAAGGTTTGTCAGAGGAGATGTTCCAGCAGCAGCTGGCGGAGAAGCAGCTGGGGCTCCCCCCGGGGATGAGCATAGAAGGCATCCGGCCTGGCTTGGAGGTGAACAGGATGGTGCCGGGCTCCCAGCGCCACCTGGAGCCTGGGAACAACCCCATCTTCCCTCGGATTCCAGTGGAGGGGCCCTTGAGCCCTTCCCGGGGGGACTTTCCCAAAGGAATGCCTCCCCAGCTCGGCCCTGGGCGGGAGCTCGAGTTTGGGCTGGTTCCTGGGGGGCTGAAAGGGGATGTCAGTCTCAATGTCAGCATGGCGTCCGGCTCTCAGATGATACCTCAGAAGATGAGAGAGGCTGGGGCAGGCCCTGAGGACATGCTGAAGTTACGGCCGGGGAGCTCAGACATGCTGCCTGGCCAGCAGAAGATGGTGCCCCTGCCGTTTGGAGAACACCCACAGCCCGAGTACGGCATGGGTCCCCGGCCCTTCCTGCCCCTGTCTCAAGGGCCAGGCAACAACAGTAGCTTGCGGAACCTCAGAGAACCTGTTGGGCCCGACCAAAGGACTAACAGCCGGCTCAGCCACGTGCCACCACTACCTCTCAACCCTTCCAGCAACCCCACGAGCCTCAACCCCGCCCCACCCAGCCAGCGGGGCCTGGGACGGAAGCCCTTGGATATCGCCGTGGCAGGAAGCCAGGTGCATTCCCCAGGCATGAATCCTCTGAAATCGCCCACCATGCACCAAGTCCAGTCCCCGATGCTGGGCTCCCCCTCGGGGAACCTCAAATCTCCTCAGACTCCCTCACAGCTGGCAGGCATGCTGGCAGGCccggctgctgctgcttccattAAGTCCCCCCCAGTCTTGGGGTCTGCTGCTGCTTCGCCTGTTCACCTCAAGTCTCCATCGCTCCCTGCCCCGTCACCCGGATGGACCTCTTCCCCCAAGCCTCCCCTCCAGAGTCCCGGGATCCCTCCAAACCACAAGGCACCTCTCACCATGACCTCGCCAGCCATGCTGGGGAGTGTGGAGTCAG GtggccccccacctcctcccaccgccagccagcctgcctctgtgaatcttcctggaagtcttccCTCCAGCACGCCGTACACCATGCCTCCCGAGCCGACCCTCTCCCAGAACCCGCTCTCCATTATGATGTCTCGAATGTCCAAATTTGCAATGCCTAGCTCCACCCCATTATACCACGACGCCATCAAGACCGTGGCTAGCTCGGACGACGACTCCCCACCCGCTCGCTCTCCCAATCTGCCGTCAATGAATAACATGCCAG GTCCAAACCCCGTGGTTCCAATGCCAACCCTCAGTCCGATGGGAATGACCCAGCCGCTCTCTCACTCCAGTCAGATGCCCTCTCCGAACGCCATGGGATCCAGCATTCCTCCTCACGGGGTCCCCGTGGGGCCTGGCCTGATCTCCCACAACGCCATCCTGGGGCACGCGTCCCAGGAGCCTCCGATGGGGCCGCAAGGTCGCATGGGCTTCCCCCAGGGCTTCCCTCCGGTTCAGTCTCCCCCCCAGCAAGTCCTGTTCCCCCACAACGGCCCCAGTGCAGGCCAGGGCAGCTTCCCCGGAGGGATGGGCTTCCCGGGCGAAGGCCCGCTCGGCCGCCCTGCCAACCTAGCCCAAAGTTCAGCAGACACAGCACTTTGCAAGCCTGGAGGCCCCGGGGGTCCCGACTCCTTTGCCGTCCTGGGGAACAGCATGCCTTCGGTGTTTACAGACCCCGACCTGCAGGAGGTCATCCGGCCCGGGGCCACGGGGATCCCCGAGTTCGACCTGTCGCGCATCATCCCATCCGAGAAGCCCAGCCAGACGCTGCAGTACTTCCCCCGCGGGGAGGTCCCCGGCCGCAAGCAgcccccggggcccgggcccggcttCGCGCACATGCAGGGGATGATGGGCGACCAGGCCCCCCGGATGGGGCTGGCCCTGCCCGGCATGGGGGCGCCCGGGCCCGTGGGCACCGCGGACATCCCCCTGGGCACAGCGCCCTCCATGCCGGGCCACAACCCGATGAGGCCCCCGACCTTCCTCCAGCAGGGCATGATGGCCCCGCACCACCGCATGATGTCACCAGCAGCCTCGTCCATGCCGGGCCAGCCCGCCCTGATGAGCAACCCGGCCGCCGCGGTGGGCATGATCGCCGGCAAGGAGCGCGGCCCCGCCGGCCTCTACGCGCACCCGGGGCCCGTGGGCTCCCCGGGCATGATGATGTCCATGCAGGGCATGATGGGACCCCAGCAGAACATCATGATCCCCCCACAGATGCGGCCCCGGGGCATGGCCGCCGACGTGGGCCTGGGCGGCTTCAGCCAGGGCCCCGGGAACCCAGGCAACATGATGTTCTGA